The following is a genomic window from Deltaproteobacteria bacterium.
AACCTGGAAGTTTAGATAGGGGTAAAGCGCGCTTGTTGTTTTTCGCTGAGGCCACGAAGCCGTGGTTTCAGCAAGGAATAAGAGAGGCGGTTTTTTCTGGGTTTTGGCATATTTTGATTTTTTTCCAAGTGTTTTTTTACACTTGTGAATTAAACAAAATTCTGCCGGGTTTTTAGCTTAGGTTGCCGCTCTTATTCCTTCCTTTTAGTGGACTCCTGAATTTTTCGGCATATTCACTTAGAAAATAATTCCATCTGTCGATTTACGGCGTCATTTAACAAATCTACGAACACGTCGCGGTCTATTTCAACTGCGCCAAAACTTTTTAACAGTGGCGTCATTTGCTGGCAGTCAATCCACTCGACGCCTTTCTCGAGCAAATAATCTACGAGAAAGCAAAAACTGAGTTTTGAAGCTCCGCTGCGGCGAAAAAACATCGATTCCCCTGCAAACATACTTCCAATTGAAACTCCGTACAAGCCGCCAACTAATAAAACCTCTCCCTCGTAGCACTCGATGCTGTGCGCATAGCCGGCGCTATGTAATGCAATATAAGCCTCAATAATCGAGGGAGTAATCCAAGTGCCAAGCTCCTTATCTCGGTTGTCGAGTTTGGCACACTCGTTAATAACCTGAGCAAAATCTTTGTCGATGGCGAAGGAACAAGAACTGCGCCTGCGCACTGCCCGCAAACTTCGAGAAATGTGAAAATCTTTTAGAAAGAGGACAGCCCGCTTTTTGGGAGAAAACCACGTAATTAGATTCGAATCAAAGATCGGCCAAGGAAAAATACCCGACCTATATGCTAGAAGCAGGGACTCCACCTCCAGATCGCCGCCAACCGCCAGTAAACCATCTTCATTGGCCCATTTAAGAGCCGGAAATTCAACAATTGCCATCCACAAATTTTAGCAGCATAATGCACATTATTGCAAAAACTACATCTGCAAATTTATGTCATTTACAGGAATGCTTTTTGTAAACGACATAACTCCGTCCTCAAAAAAAACATTATAGTAACTTCTTAAAAACCTTGCTAACATTGAGGAGCGTGTTTGATATCTATAACAAAATCCGGCGCTTAGCGCATTAGTGAGTAAAATATGTTTTCTACTATGTCTATCGCAATAGTCATATTGGCTATTAGTTTCGTTTATTGCCTAAAAATACTTAGAAGACTAAACGACTGGCGGGCTTTCTTTTTGCCCATAATGATTTCCTGCCTGCTGCTCTATGCGTTTTCCCTGCTCGTAGGCAATTACTCCAAATCTCGAAAATGGTTATTTCTTCCGAGCGACGCAAACGAAATAGCTGTTTTTGTAATCAGCCTAACGGCTTTTTTTTCTGCCTTTTTTGTATGGCAGGTCTTTTCCGAGCTGCTACAAAAATACAAGCAAACTCAATCCAGCAACAATAAATTGACAGCGAGCAATAACGAACTCAAAGGCGAGTTAACGGCCGTACGAGACTTACTTAAGCAAGAAATTAACAAGCGCTACGAAATTGAGGTGGCAATGCAGCAAACTAGCTCCTACCTTGAGGAAAACGGATCCCTGTAGCTTGCCCTAGCACCTAGCTGGTCTTCTATCCAGAGCAAGCGGTTATATTTAGCCGTTCTTTCCCCCCTGCACATAGAGCCGGTCTTTATCTGCCCAGTATTTGCCCCAACAGCCAAGTCTGAAATAGTCGTATCGGAGGTTTCGCCAGATCGGTGAGAAACTACGCTGGTATACCCGCCGCGCCTACTGCACTCAATTGCTTCCAAAGTTTCTGTCAGCGTTCCGATTTGGTTAAGTTTAATCAAGACGGAATTTGCTACCCGGCTTTCTATCCCCCTCATGACGAGCTGTGGATTTGTAACAAATAAATCATCTCCCACTAACTGAACTCTTGAGCCCAGTCGCTTTGTCAACTCTTCCCATCCCCGCCAATCGCCTTCGCCCAAACCATCCTCTATGCTAACGATTGGGTAGCTGTCGAGCCATTTTTCATACAGAGAAACCAAATCGCTTGCATAACTCTTTTGCTTGCCCAAAAAACTAAAATTATACCAAAGACTTTCTCTATCGCCGTGCGGCTCGCCAACCAACTCGCTAGCGGCCACATCTAGCGCCAACGAGATATCGATACCGGGCTTATAACCAGCCTTTTCAATAGCTCTCAAAAGATAGTCAAAGGCAATCTCCAGTGACTCAAACCGAGGCGCATACCCACCCTCGTCGCCGACGCTCGTATCATAGCCATCTGAGCTAAGAAGTTTTCCCAATACGTGAAATGTTTCAGCCGCAAAACGAATGGCCTCGGAAAAACTTGGCGCACCGTGCGGAACAATCATGAACTCTTGAACATCCAGGTCGTTATTTGCGTGTGCGCCACCGTTAATTACATTTACTAGCGGCACTGGTAGGCGCGTTCCACTTCCCTTGCCAATGTAATCATATAGCTCTAAGCCTTTAGCCCTTGCAGCAGCGTGTGCTATGGCTAAACTTACCCCTAAAATGGCATTCGCGCCGAGATTGCTCTTATTTGATGAGCCGTCTAATGCACAAAGAAACTTGTCTATTTCCGACTGACAAGTAGCGTCTTTGCCAATAACGGCTCGAGCTATTGTAGTATTGACATTAGTAACAGCTTTGTTTACCCCTTTGCCGCCAAATTTCGACTTGTCCGCATCTCTTAGTTCAACGGCTTCCAATTCTCCCGTTGACGCCCCGGATGGAACCATAGCCTCTCCAATGCTGCCATCACTTAACAGAACCCTCACCGCGAGAGTCGGGTTTCCGCGCGAATCAAGAACTTGAATTGCTTTCAATGCACTAACTGACGAACTCATAGTACTCCTTTAAAAAAAGAACGGATGCGAAACATAATCGGCGATTATTCTACGAATTAAAAACAAAAACAACTCTTACGACACATAAAGGGAGTGCAATGACTCGCGCCATGGTTTATATTCATAAGGCGTATTATTAAAAAAGATCTGATTAAAAAATGCATAGAATCACACCCTTAGTTTTACTTTTAATGACATTTTCGGTCGTGTTTTTTACCGTTCAGGGCAAACACGGAGTGCGGGAATTGTTGCGCATGTTCGAGTATGTCGACCTCGCAAAACAAGAAGACGACAAGCTACAGAGGGAAATCTTTGAAGTTAAGGAAAAAATGCACAGGGTTAGAGAGGACGATTTTTATTTGGAGAAAATCGCCCGTGAAGAACTTGGTTTGGCAAAACCTAGGGACGTAGTGTACATACTTCCGTCGACCGAGGGGGAGTCTCAACAATAATGAAAACAAAGCCTCCGTCTACATTTAATCGGTTTAAAAGCAAATCTTCAGCGCAGTCTGTGGCAAGCTTGCTTGGCCCTACGTTTAAGAGTTTGGGTCTCGAAAAAAAAATTAAGCAGTACGAGGTTTTACTTCACTGGACGGAGATCGTCGGCGGAAAAATTGCTGCTGTCTCTAAACCAGAGAAGATAGTACGAGGTAAAATTTTGGTAGTTAAAGTAAGCGACGGCATATGGGCTCAAGAGCTCGCTCTTAGGAAGGCGGAAATCCTAGAGAAATTTCGCCTCGTTCCGAATGGCCCGACTTTCGAGGATATTAGATTTATCGTAAGTGGTCCTACTGATTTCCAGAGACGAAGGGCCGTAAACGATTAGCTATCTTAGCGGTTAGTTCTTCAGTTGTTCTCATTATCGGCGTAACTATATTGTTTATTTAATATGTTATCTTTATTAGAATCTTTTCAAAGCCGCGGTTTGATTCACGACGTATCAAATTTCGATACTCTGAATAACTTGCTCGCTAAGGAAAAATTTACTTTCTACTGCGGGTTCGACCCTACTGCCGATAGTCTGCACGTCGGAAGTATGTTGCCACTTATCCTCATGCGGCGTTTGCAAGCAGCTGGGCATCGACCGATTGTGTTACTCGGCTCTGCTACGGGAATGATTGGCGACCCTTCTGGAAAATCCACAGAACGGCAACTCTTAAGCGCTGAACAAATTGAAGAAAATTTAGCCGGAATAAGGAAGCAGCTATTGCCATTTTTCATTGAGAGCAAAGAAAATCCTCTCGAAATCGTTGAAAACCACCAATGGCTCGGTTGCTTGAATTTGCTCGAGTACCTACGCGATGTCGGCAAGCATTTTAGCGTAAACTCAATGATTCTCAAGGATTCCGTAAAATCTCGCTTAGAGGCAAGGGAGCAAGGCATTAGCTATACAGAGTTTAGTTACCAAAT
Proteins encoded in this region:
- a CDS encoding DUF721 domain-containing protein; the encoded protein is MKTKPPSTFNRFKSKSSAQSVASLLGPTFKSLGLEKKIKQYEVLLHWTEIVGGKIAAVSKPEKIVRGKILVVKVSDGIWAQELALRKAEILEKFRLVPNGPTFEDIRFIVSGPTDFQRRRAVND
- the eno gene encoding phosphopyruvate hydratase, giving the protein MSSSVSALKAIQVLDSRGNPTLAVRVLLSDGSIGEAMVPSGASTGELEAVELRDADKSKFGGKGVNKAVTNVNTTIARAVIGKDATCQSEIDKFLCALDGSSNKSNLGANAILGVSLAIAHAAARAKGLELYDYIGKGSGTRLPVPLVNVINGGAHANNDLDVQEFMIVPHGAPSFSEAIRFAAETFHVLGKLLSSDGYDTSVGDEGGYAPRFESLEIAFDYLLRAIEKAGYKPGIDISLALDVAASELVGEPHGDRESLWYNFSFLGKQKSYASDLVSLYEKWLDSYPIVSIEDGLGEGDWRGWEELTKRLGSRVQLVGDDLFVTNPQLVMRGIESRVANSVLIKLNQIGTLTETLEAIECSRRGGYTSVVSHRSGETSDTTISDLAVGANTGQIKTGSMCRGERTAKYNRLLWIEDQLGARASYRDPFSSR
- a CDS encoding leucyl/phenylalanyl-tRNA--protein transferase, giving the protein MAIVEFPALKWANEDGLLAVGGDLEVESLLLAYRSGIFPWPIFDSNLITWFSPKKRAVLFLKDFHISRSLRAVRRRSSCSFAIDKDFAQVINECAKLDNRDKELGTWITPSIIEAYIALHSAGYAHSIECYEGEVLLVGGLYGVSIGSMFAGESMFFRRSGASKLSFCFLVDYLLEKGVEWIDCQQMTPLLKSFGAVEIDRDVFVDLLNDAVNRQMELFSK
- a CDS encoding septum formation initiator family protein, with translation MHRITPLVLLLMTFSVVFFTVQGKHGVRELLRMFEYVDLAKQEDDKLQREIFEVKEKMHRVREDDFYLEKIAREELGLAKPRDVVYILPSTEGESQQ